A genomic region of Notamacropus eugenii isolate mMacEug1 chromosome 3, mMacEug1.pri_v2, whole genome shotgun sequence contains the following coding sequences:
- the MSANTD7 gene encoding zinc finger and SCAN domain containing 29, translating into MRSLDLVPQQLVPRRRKQLAPGNILRPHRASPKSSLLELDAQEPSTVSHSTMATTNSSAGIRWSRQETRTLLAILGEAEYIQRLQTVHHNADVYQAVSKRMHQEGFRRTERQCRSKFKVLKALYLKAYVAHATSMGDPPHCPFYDTLDQLLRNQVVTDPDNLMEDAVWTKQCDQNLVASDLPGEEGNSNLKAKRNQAADHQTLLRAAKESDENCHLSVGIGNQLPETGDLEDSWDEASGAGCSQAIPSYSSSHSLYRGAVAPCHSSTVTRVGVSCEPGPCASTSRNTLGIASTQQPQASSSRIHLVSGGDGTFTNQPPPRWARRRRRSVARTIAAELAENRRLARELSKREEEKLDRLIAIGEEASAQQDTANELRRDAVIAVRRLATAVEEATGAFQLGLEKLLQKLISSTKS; encoded by the exons ATGCGGTCCTTGGACCTGGTTCCACAGCAATTAGTCCCGAGAAGGAGGAAGCAACTGGCTCCAGGAAATATACTGAGACCACACAGAGCTTCCCCCAAGTCTTCATTGTTGGAACTTGACGCTCAGGAGCCTTCAACAGTTTCCCATTCCACAATGGCCACTACCAATAGCAGTGCAGGCATCCGCTGGTCCAGACAGGAGACACGTACTCTTCTGGCCATACTGGGCGAGGCAGAGTATATTCAACGCCTCCAGACTGTCCACCATAATGCAGATGTCTATCAGGCTGTGTCAAAGCGAATGCATCAGGAAGGTTTCCGACGCACAGAACGTCAGTGCCGCTCCAAGTTTAAAGTTTTGAAGGCTTTATATTTAAAGGCTTATGTTGCCCATGCCACCAGTATGGGTGACCCTCCACACTGCCCATTTTATGATACACTGGATCAGCTTCTCCGAAATCAGGTAGTGACTGACCCAGATAATTTAATGGAGGATGCTGTCTGGACCAAACAATGTGATCAGAACTTAGTAGCCTCTGACCTCCCAGGGGAAGAGGGAAACAGCAACTTGAAGGCAAAGAGGAATCAGGCAGCAGATCATCAGACTCTCTTGAGAGCAGCTAAGGAATCAGATGAGAATTGTCACCTAAGTGTGGGAATCGGTAACCAGCTGCCTGAAACCGGTGACCTTGAGGATTCCTGGGATGAAGCCTCAGGTGCAG GCTGCTCTCAAGCGATCCCCAGCTACAGCAGCTCCCACAGCCTTTACAGAGGTGCAGTTGCTCCCTGTCATAGCAGCACTGTGACCAGAGTGGGTGTGTCCTGTGAGCCGGGTCCCTGCGCCAGCACCAGCCGCAACACCCTTGGTATAGCCTCCACACAACAGCCCCAAGCCTCTTCCTCTAGAATTCATCTTGTTTCTGGTGGGGATGGGACTTTCACCAACCAACCACCTCCAAGGTGGGCGCGGCGTAGAAGGCGTTCAGTGGCCAGGACCATTGCTGCTGAGTTGGCAGAAAACAGGAGACTGGCACGAGAACTTTCCAAGCGTGAGGAAGAAAAACTGGACAGGCTGATTGCTATTGGTGAGGAGGCCAGTGCCCAGCAAGACACGGCCAATGAGCTGCGCAGGGACGCTGTCATTGCAGTCAGACGCTTGGCTACAGCGGTAGAAGAAGCAACTGGTGCTTTTCAGCTAGGACTGGAAAAATTGCTTCAGAAGTTAATTTCAAGCACCAAAAGTTAG